In Montipora capricornis isolate CH-2021 chromosome 4, ASM3666992v2, whole genome shotgun sequence, a single genomic region encodes these proteins:
- the LOC138047438 gene encoding bis(5'-nucleosyl)-tetraphosphatase PrpE [asymmetrical]-like: MSAIFTGSLKLVVDILDVLGLIYKRDVGTSFSYKRNQGKEIVLPPSTPHVIISPPLLEGKRVLFVGDVHGCLDELEELYRKCTTSDQETIVVFVGDLVMKGPKTVEVIRFVRETGSFSVRGNHEQSMLTDIFHKRNNQPIREKCRCVLDLNEDDEKFLENLPYSISIPSLNVIVVHGGLFPGVPLKNQDPMGMMFIRNYNPERFQGSPKLADGFPWAATWGGPEHVVFGHDARRGLQVYPHATGIDTGCVYGNYLTGILVEDGVWDNRKIIQVKAKQQYSATNS; this comes from the coding sequence ATGTCTGCAATTTTTACCGGGTCGCTGAAACTGGTCGTAGACATTTTAGACGTCTTAGGTCTCATTTACAAGAGGGATGTAGGAACTTCCTTCAGCTATAAGCGCAATCAAGGTAAAGAAATAGTACTTCCTCCTTCAACACCACATGTCATCATCAGTCCACCATTGCTAGAGGGAAAACGGGTACTTTTCGTCGGAGATGTTCACGGCTGTCTAGACGAGCTTGAAGAATTGTATCGTAAGTGTACAACATCAGATCAAGAGACTATAGTAGTTTTTGTGGGTGATCTTGTAATGAAAGGGCCTAAGACTGTGGAAGTAATCCGTTTTGTAAGAGAGACCGGATCGTTTTCTGTTCGAGGAAACCACGAACAATCAATGTTAACAGACATTTTCCACAAGCGAAACAACCAGCCAATACGAGAAAAATGCAGGTGTGTATTGGACCTTAACGAAGACGACGAAAAATTCCTTGAAAATCTTCCATACTCTATCAGCATCCCGTCATTGAATGTCATCGTTGTACACGGAGGATTATTCCCTGGGGTCCCGTTAAAGAATCAAGATCCCATGGGTATGATGtttatcagaaactacaaccCAGAACGTTTCCAAGGATCCCCAAAACTTGCGGATGGGTTTCCCTGGGCTGCTACTTGGGGTGGACCAGAGCATGTTGTATTTGGACATGATGCCCGCCGAGGACTTCAAGTTTATCCTCATGCTACTGGTATTGACACTGGCTGTGTCTATGGAAATTATCTCACTGGTATTTTGGTAGAGGATGGAGTTTGGGACAACAGAAAGATCATCCAGGTGAAAGCGAAACAACAGTACTCTGCAACAAACAGTTGA
- the LOC138047440 gene encoding CDP-diacylglycerol--inositol 3-phosphatidyltransferase-like: MKENAFLFIPNLIGYARIILAILSFYFMSTDHVVAAMMYLASGLLDAFDGYAARYFNQSTMFGAMLDMLTDRCVTTALLMMLALFYPEYIFVFQMLICLDIASHWIHVQSSLLKGGASHKKIDLSGNFFLRMYYHSRVVLFTMCAGNELFYCMLYLIHFTSGPVVSIGNISFGLWVAIAWVTLPICILKQVISAIQLIVACINTVHLDESERERINK; this comes from the exons atgaaggaaaatgcattcctttttatCCCAAATTTAATTG GTTATGCAAGAATCATTCTGGCCATTTTATCGTTTTACTTCATGTCGACTGATCATGTAGTAGCTGCTATGATGTATCTAGCCAGTGGCTTACTTGATGCATTCGATGGATATGCTGCCAGATACTTTAATCAAA GTACGATGTTTGGAGCAATGCTGGACATGCTTACTGACAG atgTGTCACCACAGCCCTATTAATGATGTTGGCTCTTTTTTATCCAGAgtacatttttgttttccaaatgcTTATTTGCCTGGATATTGCTAGCCACTGGATCCATGTGCAAAG ttcaTTATTGAAGGGTGGAGCAAGTCACAAGAAAATTGATTTATCAGGAAACTTCTTTCTCAGAATGTACTACCATTCCAGG GTTGTGCTGTTTACCATGTGTGCAGGCAATGAGTTGTTCTACTGTATGTTGTACTTAATTCATTTCACATCTGGCCCAGTCG TATCAATAGGGAATATTTCCTTTGGTCTGTGGGTAGCAATTGCATGGGTCACTCTACCCATCTGCATTCTCAAGCAAGTCATCAGCGCTATTCAACTCATAGTGGCTTGTATCAACACGGTGCACTTGGACGAGAGTGAACGAGAGCGGATTAATAAATGA
- the LOC138047436 gene encoding holothin acyltransferase-like isoform X1 — translation MAFITSRSLAARFSISPFALACYFRHGRYQPQILNRLPAESTKLYASWSATEQFKIRLVKTEEEFESVITNFKVKEGWRPGLKDAECFLACAPSGAFVGELNGKPICCGTAVKYGDSFIFGGSYIVSNEYRGKGYGRMFLDGLSRMISSRRIAISAQLHYEEMYKRKGFRSQFYGARFDFHLPTAMTRFSEISEKCPLEIKCIEEVNLEALSVYDTTVFGFERQAFLSKWLRVPGSHARVAIDSEGSVVGYTVAQPMFVKEEGYQIGPLFADSEAIAERLLKAVFEELLQEQPAPPVFIDAPTKKATEMGERLQGKRWFEHVYMVMNDIPDARFDKWFGITILG, via the coding sequence ATGGCGTTTATCACATCTCGCAGCTTGGCTGCTCGTTTCTCGATCAGTCCTTTTGCATTGGCCTGTTATTTTCGTCATGGGCGTTACCAACCCCAAATACTGAACAGATTGCCTGCTGAGTCTACTAAGCTGTATGCTTCCTGGTCTGCCACGGAACAGTTCAAAATCCGCCTTGTAAAGACAGAAGAGGAGTTCGAAAGCGTCATAACAAATTTCAAGGTAAAAGAAGGCTGGCGGCCGGGTCTAAAAGATGCTGAATGCTTCCTCGCTTGTGCTCCAAGCGGGGCGTTTGTTGGTGAGTTGAACGGGAAACCTATATGTTGTGGTACAGCGGTAAAATATGGTGACAGCTTTATTTTCGGTGGTAGTTATATTGTGAGCAACGAATACAGAGGAAAGGGATATGGCAGAATGTTTTTGGACGGTTTATCAAGAATGATTTCCTCTCGCCGCATTGCAATTTCTGCGCAGCTGCACTATGAagaaatgtacaagcgaaaggGATTTCGCAGTCAGTTTTATGGGGCACGGTTTGACTTTCACCTTCCAACAGCTATGACTCGCTTCTCTGAAATATCAGAGAAATGCCCCTTAGAAATCAAATGCATTGAAGAGGTAAACCTCGAAGCACTATCAGTGTACGACACCACAGTATTTGGCTTTGAACGTCAAGCATTCTTATCGAAGTGGCTTCGTGTCCCAGGCAGTCATGCACGTGTGGCGATCGATAGTGAAGGTTCCGTCGTGGGTTACACTGTTGCCCAACCAATGTTTGTCAAAGAAGAAGGTTACCAGATTGGCCCGCTCTTTGCTGATTCCGAGGCAATTGCAGAGAGGTTGTTAAAAGCAGTGTTTGAAGAACTTCTTCAAGAGCAACCTGCTCCACCCGTTTTTATTGACGCCCCTACGAAGAAGGCCACAGAAATGGGGGAAAGGCTTCAAGGAAAGAGGTGGTTTGAGCACGTGTACATGGTTATGAATGATATCCCTGACGCAAGGTTTGACAAGTGGTTCGGTATCACCATCCTTGGTTAA